The Oreochromis niloticus isolate F11D_XX linkage group LG4, O_niloticus_UMD_NMBU, whole genome shotgun sequence DNA segment GCTACAAGCACACTTGTTGCCAACTGCAGTGGTCTGTTTGGTGACGCCTGTTCATTTGCATGATAAAAATTGAGCTTGATCCCCAAAAATTGGTACTGCAAAATTACGCTGTCGGTGAGAATGGCTGCGTTAAAATGCTCGCAAGAATTTTTCACGCCCAGCATGTTAATGCATTAAGTACTTTCCTGAATATCGTTAAATAGGACATGTTCCCACCATAACTATTGGGCAAGCAAAGCTAGTCATAGTTTGCTGTTTGAACTGTAAGTTTTTGTATTATGTTATCCTCTTTCAAGCCAAATGTGAGCTATAACCACTTCTGTTAAATTGTCCAGCTTTCAAAGAAAATTGTTGCAACTTGTTGTCTACAGTTGGAAAGAGGCGTTTATATTTTTACAAGGTTTTGATTATGTGTTATTAACTCCGGAAGTTCGATTTGGTAAATATGTCCAACTTAGCAAAGTCAATAACTCTGTGTCACACAGACTGAAATGGGTGCATATGTGGCTGAACTTGTCATTGTTTATGTCTTGCGATTTTACTGCATCTTTGCAGTAAAGAAAGATGAAATGGTAAAAAGAGGTAATTTATTTAGAACTCAGCTGTGGTGTCTGTGCAGAGATTGGCAAGGCACATCCTTTGAATCGGGTTGCCAGTTTGTGCCGCCAGATGGGTTGAAATTGTATTTGGAGTGTGTACTGTGTGTGCATTTCATAGACAGTCTGGCAAATTGGGCAAAGTTGGCTGAACAAAACTTACTGATCCGTGTATTCCAGTTATTCATGGTAAAGTTTGAGAGTCGTGCAGGTTTGGGAGTTTCCTGAGAGAAACCGACTGCCGGGAGATGGTCTTAAAATACAagtgaaaacaggaaaaatggGAATGTTGCCAGAAAAGATTGCCAGAGCATTTCTCTTTGTCACTCAGTAAATGCCATTTTTCCAGTGAAGGAAGCAAAATACTTTAACTTATTCAGTGTTCAACATTGGTCTAGTTgtccaaaacaaaactgtttgtgtctttttggcatttttaaaaactgttattttaaaattcaggtACCCCTGGATACAAAAGTATTCATTTCTTTGGATCTCCTTTCATCTCACTTTGATCTCTTTCCAAAGTCTAATGTctcttttgtctctctctctctctgtgttttaacTTTCTGTCATTCTCCCAGATGATTCATTTGAGCAGCTGAGGATTGAGCCCTTCTCCACTCCCCCTGAGCTTCCCGACGTCATGAAGCCCCAGGATTCAGGCAGCACAGCCAACGAGCAGGCTGTACAGTGAGCTCAGGGGCGGGGGAAACGAGAGGGACACACAGGGGGTCGAAGGGAGGGGTTGAATTTTTGGGAAGTGATGCCTCAGCGGGTGAAGTTTTGCCTTGCCGACGACCGATCTTCAGCTGGGCGTAAACAATTTCAAACGCGGATTCCCCCTTGGTGTAAATGTGAGGGTGCTTCAAAGTGGTTCATTTTGTCCTGAAATCGGCGAACGCATGCTAGATAAATTGATAATTACACAAAAGACCCCACAGAGATACCTGACGGACTTGTCATGACACTGTCAGTCATCCACGGGGTTGGTAAAGGCTGAACATGAATAATTGTACCTCGTATTTAATGAATTCTAGTCTTTATTTGGAGTAAGGCTGATGCTGCCTTACTTGTGTTCTTTAATTTGCTGGCTTCAGAGTGGGAGTTGACAAGGTGTCTcatttttaggtttttatgtttgtgtttctttattaaactaTTACTAGGAttaacttttttggggggggtggtTTGGATATGTGTTGCTGCAATAGCTCGGAGTTTATGAATATCTAAGTTACTGAGACTGAATGACTCATTTGGATCTTCAGTACACGTCTTCAGGCATAGCAGCAGTCAAAATTCAAGTTGTGGCGATTATTCTTTACTTTTCCCTTCTTAACATTGATGGAGACCTCTTCACCTTTCCTCAGCAATGATTGGTTGTAGCCTGTGACTTGCTTGACAGTCTGAAGTGAAGAGGTGACACGTCGTGGTTAAATTATGAGCTGTGCCTGGCTGCTTATTTTGCCTCCCATTTATCCCGGAACCATAGCTCATTTATGTCATGCTGCAGTTTGTGCTGTATTTTACACTGTTAATACCATAATGCGTattattttcaaaaaaatttaaagttgTATTAGAAATAAACACTTCTGCACATCAAAACTTCACATTATGGTGTAACACTGGGTCTCATGATCTAgaaacttaataataataaaaaaaaaaaaaaagtctgttatTACAGGAAGAGGATATAATGGCCTGGTGGGTGTGGGAAAAGAAGCTGTttaatattacatttaaaagcaTATTTGAACATTGAGGCTGTTAAACAGTGGGATGTGATGATCAAAGTTGCACTTGTAACTGGTTTAACATTAAAAGAATTGTTTTTCACATCTGTGTACTGTTGTGTGTTTATGCAATTAAAGTAATCTTTGAACATAGATGGTGTAAAATGTTGGCCGCAGCTTCTGTGGCCTTGGATCCTGGATTTTGAAGCCATGATGTTGGTGTTTTAGCAGCTGCTGTTAAAACACCAAAAAGTGAAATACAAGCTACTTAGAAGGTCTGTACCATACAGAAAATCATATTGCTGGGAAATCTGACACGTGGATGACTTatttaaacacacagactgtaaaGCTGTTATGAATGATGGAACTATCCATAGGAGCCAAAAGCCATTGTTGAGCCAGGCTGTAAATTTGGGAATTTTAACGTGGAAATCTGTTGAAGCCAGCTTTAGAAGTTTGATTTGGCAAATTGCAACACACATACTCTGCTGttcaacccacaaatgcattttccttacaaatgtgGCACCATTTAAGGCAGTGGTGGGAGAACTCCAGGCTTTAtgtgtgtccttgatccaacacagctgatttaaatggctaaattcctcctcaacatgtcttgaagttctccagaggcctgctaatgaactaatcatttgattcaggtgtgttgatcaagggtgatatctaaaaccagGACACAAGAtttcgaggcctggagttctcCACTGCTGATTTAAGGGGAAATAAGGAGGCTTTCCAATGGTATAAGATTTATTGCCAAGAAGCactgttacaacaaagaaataatacCATACTCACATTTCCTTACTTTATGTgccaagctcatttttttgtgttatacATCAtgtagcacttttttttttttttaaagaccaaCGTCTTGCTTAATCTGGCGTCGTCCAGCACTGGGCAGTTTCTACTGGTGTGTATTAAATTGGCTTTCTAAATAATAAGGAACTTTATTTAGCCAGAATCTAATTTGGCAGGATATGTGTTGTTTACTCTGAATGATAGTAGGACCCAGAACTGGGCATTGCTTCATATAAAAATCTAAACCACTAAACTGTGAAGTGCAGTCTCTTATTTATCCCGTCTTTTAATTATTGCTATAATTATGGATATCAATCTTTTGGTTTTCTGTTATAAAACCGTTCTGGCTCTTTTCTATTTACTATCTACTTCACTGGAAAGCATCAAAATTAGACTGAAACAACCAAGATAGTGATGATAACAGAAGAAGACGTTGGGACTTTTTATTGCCTGTGGCGTAAATAACCTCCTTTTAGGAAAATCTTTTTGTTGACTTCAAAATAGATTTGACCATTCTTGTTTATTTTCACCTTTAACTTTCTGAGACATATTTCTTTAACACAGTAATCAAATGAACAAAACAATATGTGACTGTAATTACGAATGCTGGGTCTACTTTCAAGAGGTAAATAAATCAAGACAAAAAAGTGAGAACTGTAAACATTTCAACTTTGCCATAGCACTGACATCAGAAACATCTCTGTACAAACTAATACATACACTAATATGTACAAATGTTTGGAAATTTCcaacaaatatatttttcatattGCAGTCCAAAACCAAATGATGtttatatttagtttatatGTTTAAATTGTGTTCATATTGTAAATACAAattaacaatttttaaaaatacactaGTAATATAATCATTgcttttaattgattttttgaCTAATAAACTTTCTAATAAGTATGAAAGTGGCTTAATACTTAACAGTCTGTCAAATCAGTTTTGCCCATAtatgtttttgaattttgtattttgttttgtatgTAGTTTGTATTGCTCACTGTttgatttacttttttattgTCTGTGTACCATTTTTTACACTTCTGTTTATAATgatgaaaaaagaaactttaGGATGCTCATATGCTCACTGTCTTTAAACGTCTCAGTGAGTCTGCCAAAATTCCGACATTCCCTGAAAGCAGCAAACATTAGCTCGCTAACCAGCGAGCTAGATTAGCATTGTGCTAACAACAGAATGGGCTTGCAATTGCTTTAAAGGACCTGTGACCTCTGTTTGGCTTCCATGCTCTGAAAGCATGTTGTTTATCTATCGccggtattaaaaaaaatggatgtcAGTGAATGTGTTTTATCGGCAGGCAGGGCCGTGCTGGACATGGTGGAGCGGGAGTGGCAGCCTCTGTCTGCGGGCGAGCTGGAGCACAGGCTGGACCAGGCGGTGGAAGAGATCCTGGAGTCACAGCTCCTGGCAAAACTGGAAAAGCAGTCCCaccgtcctcctcctcctcctaccaCTACTATTTACGTACAGTTACTACAGAATCAGGTGGGGCCCCAAGTTTTacacacagcaacaacatcCAGTCCCTCCGAgcaggaggaagagaaagaagaggaggaggctgCAGAGTCCCAGGAGCGGGATGATACAGTGGATAATCCAGCGATCAAGGTAGTTTTGTGGCTTTAGTTTTCCTCTGAGAAAGCTTTTACAGTTTTAAACTACTATTAAAAACGATAGTGACAATTTTTGGCCAGTTGTTTGAATTTTCAAACTTATATGTAACAGGATATTCCAAAATCAATTAAAAAGAATTTGAACCTGAATATGAGATAAACTAATAGGAATTTCTAAAGTGTACCAATCATGTATAACACTCCCTTTAATCAAATTATAAGCTCTGCATGTCATATGTTTGTCATTACTCCTTAATCTAATAACTTTTTGCtggattcatttgttttatctcACCAATAAAAAGTGGaaaatgcttctttttctttgagaTGTGGCTGACATCCCAGTTGAAAACCAGAAACTCTGTATGAGCTGGAAGGAGAAGAAAGTGGATACATACCTATTAAATActgttgtattttgtttgtgtctgtgtttcacCAGTACATTTCAGACCTACTTCAAAGCTCCAAATCCAGGACACGAATGGCTGGACGGGCTCGCTTATCAATGTCCCACACGGTCCTCCTGTCTCTCACACTGCTGTCCGAGCGAGTCAGCTACCGCACTGTGTCCCGCCGCTTCCAGCTGGAGAAGGGAAACATCCACAGgatcttcttctctttctgccAGCGCATAAACATGCTGGAGGAGAGGCACATCAAATGGCCAGCTGGTGTGTTAATTTGTTGGGTCATTATTCATATTTGGGCAAattatgatgataataatattttctctgtgttCTTCAGGGAAAGAGGCTGTAGAGGCACTTTTCCCATTCTCCAAGCTAATAGGAAAAAAGGAACTAGAAGGAGGACAAGGTGTTCCTCAGGTTCTGGGAGTGTTGGGACACACCCGGATCCCTATCCGCCTGCCTATTGGGAAACATGATGTGGAGAGCACTGTACCTGAGGTGAAGAGAATGAAGATGGAGGCCCCTCCTGACTCTTGGTTAAACCTTGAGCTTGTGTGTGACATTAGAGGTCGGTTCTTGCACTGCAGAATCAGTAAAGGATCTCATGTGGACAGAGGTCGTGCTCTAAGAGACAAACTCAAACAGAACCCTGAGCTCATGCCTTCCAGCTCCTGCCTTGTGGCCAGAGTTGGCTATCCACTTACTGATCAGATTTTAACCCCGTACACAGGAAGTCACGGACCAAGAGAGGCGCTCTTCAACAAGACGCTGGAGGAGCATTTTCAGATCCTAGATCAGGCCATTGCCGATCTGAGAGCCAGGTTTCGGAGGCTCACGTATCTGGATATTGGAAACTATGACCGAGCCAGAGCTGTTGTGCTGACTGCCTGTGTGTTGCATAATGTGTTTCTGGACCTAGGACAGGTGGTTCAAGGAGAGAAGGAGGAAGCCACACCCCAAGATGAAGAGGGGGAGGTGGATGACGAGGGTGTACGCAGACGTGACTCTATTACAGATTTGCTGTT contains these protein-coding regions:
- the LOC100701444 gene encoding uncharacterized protein LOC100701444, with product MDVSECVLSAGRAVLDMVEREWQPLSAGELEHRLDQAVEEILESQLLAKLEKQSHRPPPPPTTTIYVQLLQNQVGPQVLHTATTSSPSEQEEEKEEEEAAESQERDDTVDNPAIKYISDLLQSSKSRTRMAGRARLSMSHTVLLSLTLLSERVSYRTVSRRFQLEKGNIHRIFFSFCQRINMLEERHIKWPAGKEAVEALFPFSKLIGKKELEGGQGVPQVLGVLGHTRIPIRLPIGKHDVESTVPEVKRMKMEAPPDSWLNLELVCDIRGRFLHCRISKGSHVDRGRALRDKLKQNPELMPSSSCLVARVGYPLTDQILTPYTGSHGPREALFNKTLEEHFQILDQAIADLRARFRRLTYLDIGNYDRARAVVLTACVLHNVFLDLGQVVQGEKEEATPQDEEGEVDDEGVRRRDSITDLLFKSFNHGNA